From one Nitrosococcus halophilus Nc 4 genomic stretch:
- a CDS encoding type II toxin-antitoxin system HicB family antitoxin codes for MKYAIVIEKAASNYSAYVPDLPGCVATGSTIEEVESEIREAIEFHLEGMREDGELIPPPSSQVEYVDIT; via the coding sequence ATGAAATATGCAATCGTTATTGAAAAGGCTGCAAGCAACTATTCTGCCTATGTCCCAGACCTCCCTGGGTGCGTAGCTACCGGTTCTACCATTGAGGAAGTCGAATCAGAGATTCGGGAAGCCATTGAATTTCATCTTGAAGGAATGCGAGAGGATGGTGAGCTAATTCCTCCACCAAGCAGTCAAGTTGAATACGTTGATATCACCTAA
- a CDS encoding type II toxin-antitoxin system HicA family toxin: MKVGDILQKLKDDGWYLHSIRGSHRQFKHPSKLGRVTVPGKPGDDLAPGTVNSIFKQAGWK, encoded by the coding sequence ATGAAAGTCGGTGATATTCTCCAAAAATTGAAAGACGACGGCTGGTACCTCCACTCAATTCGGGGTAGCCATCGCCAGTTCAAGCACCCGTCCAAGTTGGGCCGGGTCACAGTTCCGGGAAAGCCTGGTGATGATCTGGCACCCGGAACCGTCAATAGCATTTTCAAGCAAGCTGGCTGGAAATAG